The sequence ATTATTCTGGTACAACCATCTAAATCAAATTTCGTTAGTACTGCATAACAAAGAACTGTAAACTGTTCCTCTTCTGTTTTTAAGTCACCTTCCGCACGATCCAGAATCTGTTTTACGGTCATAACCGATGTGATCGTTGCAACTAAAAGATGGAAAACTAATTAGTTAGTTCATCTTTCATAAGTTTGAAATTACTGAACGATCTGTAGTGTTTGATAAAAGTGAACACGTGATATCCAAATCCTGTACAGAAGATAGTTTCGTAACGTATACTAATAACTTATCAGCTTCCTCGATCGCAGGATCTTCCGTGATTATTGTTCGGCCGCTCATTCCCAGGCAAACAGTTTTGTAATATTGATCAAATTCTACTCTTACGTCCTTTATGAGAAGAATGGTTGTCAAAGGAATCCATTTATCAATGCGTACGATCAGCTCATTACTCCAAAATTTCATGGACATTCCAGCGTGAGAGGCATCCATTAAAATAACCTCCCGCAGATATTTGAGCTTGCCCGTTTTAGCAACAACGATTTGTTTCTTTGGTCTGACGCTTCGAACTGCCACAAGTATATTGAGGCTTTGTCCGTTTATATTTTGACCACCAGCAGCAATATCTGCCAAAGAATAAGTTTCTGAAGCAGGAACCGTAGGAACAAAcaccaattttttcattgattcaatacCAGACCCTTCGTGTAGCTTGATTTTACAATCTTCTTGTTCGCCCAAGGACAAACTGAACATTGACGTTGTGGTTGGATTAAATTGTTCGGCTCGATCATGACAAGACGGTAGCACTTTTGGTTTAATTATGTTAACCACATCACCTATATGAAACAGGCTGTCGTAAGACTCGATCATCACCTGAGAGCCCCAAATGGTACAATTTATAGTATCTCGTTCGCTATCCCGAACAGTTAGAGTTATTACACCACGTGCGGTATCAGAATCTTTTTCTGAACGCATCGAACTGGATTCAAAAAATTTCGGATCACTTTTAGCAATTATTACACCGATCAGTAAAAAATTTCGAGATTCATgatcaattttatttattcgtttCGTGATAACGATGTCTGATGacattatgaaaaaataatatgTTGATTTTGCTAACAACAGTTTCAAACACGTGAATTTGAATCGAAAATCGAAGTTAAAAAAAAGAACATAGTGCACGATGTAGAAATAAACTGGTGATCATTTCTTTgaacttagagcaaattcagcagctgcaacccgcttgtgaggaacttattgcctttagctgcccttacacgagacaatattattgtcaatacaaggagtattgacaatacttttgatcgtgtaatggaaacttcattggattgacgaaaatattgtcaaaaaatcaaacctgctcatcaatccgacaatactttctctccagagagaaactgttcaatatgtgcaatgacctcttttctcaatattttaatattcatttgcaatatttaaagcgcCAAACGcttcaatttttcgaaaaactcggactcaagttatcaagccaattggattgatggtattgacaatactttggattgacaataatattgtcacgtgtaagggctgcttttcatgtcttttattgaaaaaatagaaccaaggcgctaaaaatgtagaaccgattcaaaacaatcttgtatggcaagtaTCCGACAgcaaaagaaccgttaataaccgctaggcaaaATTCTCTGtaccccacattatcagatccgaatggattccgaatcaattccgaatcggcgagaaattttcattcggaatttcatgtggaaatcataatgaattccgaatcaattccaactccagtgcaacaaccgattccgaatgaatttcacctacaaccggttgattcggaaatcagtcggaattgagtgagaagatgcggactgaattgtcaatttgtcttcttcttcttctttcccgattttgctgact comes from Malaya genurostris strain Urasoe2022 chromosome 3, Malgen_1.1, whole genome shotgun sequence and encodes:
- the LOC131438159 gene encoding meiosis-specific with OB domain-containing protein, whose product is MSSDIVITKRINKIDHESRNFLLIGVIIAKSDPKFFESSSMRSEKDSDTARGVITLTVRDSERDTINCTIWGSQVMIESYDSLFHIGDVVNIIKPKVLPSCHDRAEQFNPTTTSMFSLSLGEQEDCKIKLHEGSGIESMKKLVFVPTVPASETYSLADIAAGGQNINGQSLNILVAVRSVRPKKQIVVAKTGKLKYLREVILMDASHAGMSMKFWSNELIVRIDKWIPLTTILLIKDVRVEFDQYYKTVCLGMSGRTIITEDPAIEEADKLLVYVTKLSSVQDLDITCSLLSNTTDLATITSVMTVKQILDRAEGDLKTEEEQFTVLCYAVLTKFDLDGCTRIIGRKCFSCKTFLRISDSKCQREECQYNPPNVSVFFDIPVDITDHTGTLSNCSLMNQAAENTLKCKVESFLKMGDSQKGKLKWRFLLERCSLKLIVKRKSPIRFQTLYSIVECTVASPREVESKIKVY